CATCGTGTCTGTACCTTGGATGCCGAATTGATCTTCGACTGAATCGCCTTCTTCCACGTCTCCTCGTATGGGGCAAGTGCCTTTTCCGTAACGTCACCTTTCATGACTGCGTCTGCGGCCACATCGCCTGCAACTCTGCCAAATCTTATGGCGTACCTAATGCCTTCAAGAACTAGCGGGTTTGCCTGCCCTGCAGTGTCTCCTACAAGAATCAGGTTGTCGTATACGGTCTTTCTGGACAGGCCGTCATTTGGAATCAGTCCGTAATGGAACTCTGTTGGCTTTATCTTGCCTAGTTTGGCAATTGGGCCCCTTCTTGTATCGATTAATTCCTTGAGTCGCTCAGTTGGGTCGACATTGGACTCGGGCTTGCCTACTCCGACTCCGATTCTTACAATGTTGCCACCCATCGGAAATATCCACGCATATCCTGCGGGGGAATATTCCTGTCCCACCATCAGCCACCAAGTGTCCGGGTCCGCGTTTTCCACCTCTGCCTCGTATTCTGCACCTGCGCCGAATCTCCTCCACTGTGTAACGAGCCCGAGAGACTTGCCAACTATTGTGGGAAAGCCGCTTGCATCAATTACAATTTTTGAGTTAAACTGCATCTCCTCCTTTGACGATGTAGCCTTGAGTGATATTCCAAGGTCGGTCCTTGATGCGTCGAGAACTGCGGTGTTTACATAAAGTTTGACACCTTGTCTTTCTGCCATCCCTGCAAGCCATCGGTACGTCTTTCTGACGTCGAGCACCGCCGCCCTTGCGTCTGCGCCGCCTATTGTGACCTCGTTGTTCGGAGAGCAAAATGAGTAGTTCTTGATTGGGTTGTAGCATTCGCGCGGAATTCCAAATTCCTTTATGCTGTCCATCCACGTAACGCCGCTAGTTCTCACCGTCTGCGCCACCGACTCTTCTTTTTCCAAAAGCGCTACCTTGAGGCCATTTTTGGCAGCAGCATATGCGGCGGACGACCCTGCAGGACCTGCTCCAACAACCACTATGTCAAAATCCAACTTTGTCAACAAGTGACGTCGTAGTCGAAATATTATATTTCAAGCCCCTACGTGACGAGTCTTTTAAAGTCGTTATTCTTTCTCACTGCCTCAAAATCTATGTCGTGCCTTGCCTTGTACTTGCAGGAAAAGTCAACGTCTATTGCCTTTTGCAGCGTCTCAAACCCCACATCGATTCTATTCTGTCTTATGAGGCTTGACGCCTTGTTGTACAGGGCAATCGAGTTGGACGGCTTTGACTCTAAAATCTTGTCATAGCACAAAATTGCATCATCGTATCTCTCAAGATAGTGCAGCGCCAGACCCTTGTTTACCTGAGCAAGCGCATTCTCCGGCTCTATGCGCAGCGCGGAATCGTATGATGTGATTGCCTCGTTGTATCTGCCAAGCTTGCCAAGTATGTTCCCCTGCCTGATGAGCGCTCCCACGTGATTTGGGTCTTCTTGTAATACCTGGCTGAATAGCGCGAGTGCCTTTTTCGTATTTCCTAGATTAAACTCGGTAATTCCGTTTGAGTAGGTTTCTTCCGTGTTGCCTGGCACTATTTGAGGACCGGCTTGCCTTTTTGATCATTTGCTCTTTCGGCGTCAAATGTGGACATGTGCTGCTGATCGCGGTGCATGTGGCTGTATGATTCGCCTATCTTCTTTCTGCAGAATTTCTTGTGAACTGCCTCTTCCACCTTGAGGGTGTCCTCGTTTTCATGAAACATCTTTTTGCCACAGTCCTTGCAAATTATCTCAGGCATGCAACTAGTCAAAATCAAATCTATTTATTTTATTCCGTACCTGTTTGATCCGTGGCTGAAGTCCAACCCCTGCCGTTTATTGGCTGGGCAGTAGTGTCCGCAGCTGTGTTTGCAGTAGTCGCCTTTGTGTATGGTAGGTACCTGCGCAAAAAAGGCTCTACTCTCTAGCGCTTTCCATTAGGTACTTCAAAATTCCAGTATAGTCTATATCGCCAAATCCCTCGTCTACCGCCTTTTGGTATACCTCGTTTGCCTTTGTGGACATTGGGAGCTTTATGCCAAACGCCTTGGCAGCCTCGTTTATGGTGTCCAAGTCCTTCTTGAGGTTCCTCAGGGTGAACGTGGGCTCGAAACTTCCGTCAATCATCTTGTACGCCTTGGTCTCGCTCATGCCCGTCTTAAAGTACGTTGAGTTGAGAATCTCCAAAAACGTCTTTGGGTCTATTGATGCACTGCGGGCAAGCGTGATTCCCTCTGAGAGTGCTAGTGCAAGCATGGCAATCTGGAGATTCATTGCAAGCTTGATTGCGTGTGCAGTGCCGCTCTCCCCTAGGTAGAACACCTTGCTTGCAACCGTCTCAAATATACTGCGATATCTCTCGTATGTGCCTCGGTCCCCGTCCACCATCATGACAAGCTGCCCGGTGATTGCTACGTTCGGTCCACCCATCACCGGAGTCCCAAGATACGTGATTCCTTTTTTCTGGAACTCGGATGCAATTTCCTTTGAGTCGATTGGATTGATGGTGCTCATGTCCGCAACAACCATGCCATCTCGACCTCCGCAAGAGATGCAGCTTTCGCCAAATGCCACCTTTCTTACTGCGTCCGCATTCTTTACTACGACAAATATTATTTCTGATTTTTCTGCAACCTGCTTTGCGCTATCTACGACAACGGCGCCGCCCCTCTCAAGCTCTGCAGTCTTGCTCTTGGTGCGGTTGTACACCGTCAGTTCGTGGCCTGATTTTAAAATGTGCAGCCCGACTGCGTTTCCAAGCAGCCCTGTGCCTATTATGCCAATTCGCATGTGGTGACTTTTTTTACAAATGATTATTTGTGTTGTGATCTAGCGTAATTCCTCTGCTGTGACCTGCCACTTGCCGCCAATCATTGGGGCTGAAAACGCCAAGTGACCTATGACCTTGTCGCCCTTTCTGACCATTCCATAGTCCTGCTTGCTCATCTTGAAGACCCGCTCCTTTGTCTTGTAGCCCCCCTCGATTACTCTGATTTTGAAGCGCTTGCTCACCTTTACGATCAGCTTCCTTGCCACCGTCGTATCGCCAACCCATGAGAACAGCTCAAATGTGCCAAAGTTCTGAGTCGTGACCTCTTGGCCGTACAGGCGCGCCTCGAATTTGAGGTTGTCCTTCTTTGCCTCCTCGTTTAGCCACTCCACTGCCTCCTGGCCATGTCCTTTTTCTATCCCAAATGTCTCCGAGTCACTCTTTACCATGTGGAAAATCCCCCGCACTTGGTCTTATTCTATGGTCTTGAAAAAGGTTAAATCCCAAGTCAAATCAGATTAATTAATGCAGAAACTTGCATTGATATTTCTATTTGCAGTTATGTTTTCAATGATCAACACCTTCAATGTGCCAGCACTTGCCCAAGAGACAACCCCTGAAACAACCGAAGGAATGTCTGAGGGAGAAGTCTCAGAGGAGATGACTGACGAGGAGCCGGTGATAGAGGAGGAAGTGCCTGAAGAAGCGATGGATGATGAGGTAATGGACGAGGAAGCGATGGACGAAGAGGTAACCGACGAAGATCTTGCGGACGACTCGATGATGCCAGAAGAGACAATGGTACTAACACAAGTCATCTCGCCACTTGCACAGCTGACGATGGGAGTAGACCCGCATGAAATAGAGTGCAAATCTGGACAAAAACTTGTCTTCAAGGCAACCAACTGGACTCCCGCATGCATCAACGAATCAAGTCTCCCAATTCTGTCTGCCCGCGGATGGGTGGCAGCGCATGATCCAACACACGAGGACCTTGCAAAAATGGTAGAGGACCACATGGCAAAGCAGCCAGTCGATGAGACTCCGTCAGAGGATGACTCTAAGGTGGACGTTGAGGAGGGAATTGAGGTCGAAGAGGAAGCAATCCCTGGAACCGACAACTCCACAGAGCCGGTACCTGAGCCGCAAAGCCACACAGTTGAGCTCAGAGAAGACATGGACATGGGCGCAAGCTAGATCTGGCCCTACATAGAAAACAATTCAACAAATCGGTACAAGATCTTTTAATGCATTGTAGATTAGTGCGCATTCTTGCGGTATTCTAGAATTGGAGTCGATTAACAAAAAATGGCTTTGGTTTATCATCCCAATTAATGTCGCCGCAGAAGGACTGCACACGGTAATTCCGTTATTTGTGATAAAGCTCGGAGGTGGGATAGGCGAGGTCTCAATCGCAATTGCACTGCATTACGGGTCTGCCGCACTGGGCTCGATCTTCTGGGGCAAGATACTTGACAAATACCACGCAAAAAAGGCGGTACTCCTGATTGCGTTTTCCATGATTCTTCTCTGCTGTGTGTGGCTGTACTATACCGAAAAAATCGAGCCAGTATATGCAATATCTGTGCTCACCGGTCTGTTCCTAGTTGCACGCGGACCAGTCACACAGATGCTGGTTATGGAGACTAGCACCAACAACCAGTGGAGCAAGCTGTTTGCAAGGACGTCTATCTTCTCTACAACTGGAAGCATAATTGCGATGCTGATTGGAGCAGTGTGGAGCTTTTACTTTGACATCAGGCAGTACTTTTTGATATGTGCTGTGTCGACTGGCGTGGCAATCGCAATCAGCATGCAAATAAGCAAGACACACTTTCACATTGAGCGCAGTACGATTGCCCACTCTATACACGGAATGCAGCACATCTTCAGTCATTTCAGGTTTCACAACCTGTTCGTGTTCCCAAAGATCCCAGAAATCTACGACTACAAGCACATCATCGCACTCTTCAAAGGCAGGGTGTCACACGAAATAGGATTCCTCTTTCTGACAAATCTGTTGTTCTACTTTGGCAGCAACATGTACTTTACCGCCCTGACACCGTTTCTAAAGCACAACGGCCTGACCGACTCTACGGTGTTTGCACTATACCTGATCCAAGCATGTACAATGGTCGGAATATTCTTTGCGGCCCCGAGGATAATTGGCAGGTTCGGCGAGGAACGCTCTGCAATGTTTGCTTACCTTCCGAGGATTCTTGGAATACTGATTGCAGGATTTTTGATCAACTTGTTTGTGGCACCGACCATGCTGGTATTTGCGGTGGCATCGATGTGCCTGATGGTGGTGGGATTCTCAATATACAGCACAGCAAACTCTGTGCTTTTGTTCAAGACAATACCCAAGGGGTTTGAGGGCACCTACCTTGGCGTGAACAGCTCGATGGTCGGAATGGGAGTATTTGGGGGCGCACTCACGGCCGGATTTATCACAAAGTCGCTTGACTACCAGTGGACGTTCTCGGTTGCAACACTTGTCCTGCTGGGCTCAGTCGTGCTCTTTAGGATGTACTTCAAGCATCGGCTGTCTGACAGAAAGATACCTCACTAGTCAGCGCGCGGCAGCTTGCCGTTTTTGTCAAACGCCTGCTGGGTTGCCGCGTCGGCAGCTCCATGCCTTATGTTGTATTCGGTGTTCAGCTCAATTACCTTGATCCTGTTTATGGCAGATGCCTTGTGGTATGCGTTCCATGCCTCCTGTGATGCCCCGCCGTGTGCAAGCACCTGGTCGCGCGCATCCTTTGCCAATTTTACCTTCTCTTGCTGGTAGTTGAACATGGCCCAGTATATCCCCTGGATCTCGGTGGGCTTTTTTGAGACAAACTTTGAGAACGCATTCTTTGGCGTGTATTGGTCGTATTCTGCGTTCATCCTGTTGACCTCTGTGCTCAGTCTTGTCTTTGCCTCCTTTCTCATCTCTGCAATCTTTAGCGCCTGCTCATTTTGAATCTGCTTTCCCTGCTGCATCTCTGCAAGTATCTTCTTGGAGAGTTCTATCTTTTTTAGTATCTGCATCTGGGCGGGATTTTTCTTTATCTGGTCCGTCGCCTTTATCTCGCCGTCTGCGAAGCTTTGTGTCGCCGTGGTGAAAATCACAAAGAACGAGAGCGCCGCAACTACAAACATCGTGCTTGCCATGATTCCACCGTGAGCAATTTTGTATTTAGCGATTTGACAGGAGTTATCAGCAATCCTTAAGTGCAAAACACGTAACGCAAACACAATTAAAAATGCGTCCCGATCAGTTACGGTATGATCACAGTGGACTGCAAGGAGGCAGAGCACCTCAAGCACGAGATGGCAGTATTTGTCTCCGACTGGGTTGGCGCCATCCCTAACACAAAGATACGCGAGTTCATGCTGTCTCCTATAGGGGACGAGGATCTGGAGATGGACCGAGTGGTCACGGCAATTCGCGAGTTTTTTGCATCTGTTGGCGAGACTGGAAACTATGCAATCCTGCCAAAGGATGACGTGATACTGATCAAGGCGCTAACTGACAACGTCCCAAAGAATGTAAAGCAAGTGCAGTCGATGTTCTCATGCAGCCATTGTGGGTACGTGACCCCGTACGAGGTCCTGCTGCAAAACCACATGAAGATGCACTACCTGTGATACTGCAAAGGTCCCCTCATGCTGGGTACGTGAGACTTTAGCACGAAATCGTACTCTGGGAATGACTCCTTGTACTGCTTTGCAAACGACACTGCCACTGCATGCGTGCCAAATTCGGTTCTTATTCCGTCAACGGTAATCTGCCTTCCATACGAGTCGCGTACCAGTATCTTGTACCTGTGTGGAGCCTCGTGTTTACGTGTGAGGACCCACAGTGCACCAAACATTGCCACAAAGAACCCAGTGACGAGCTTGTCAAGGAACGGCACCATTGATTTTGTCCTGACGAGCTATCTTATATTCATGATCTGCATATTACTGCCATGGATGAAAAAAAGTCCGACTCCAAGGTCTCATGCGAGATCTGCCCGCTTGACATGGTGGTAACAAAGATTGCCAATCTGTTCAAGCGCAAGTAATCTGAACAACATCTTTAACCTGTTTTAAGCCGTGGCTAGTTTGGTATGTTCAAGTTAGTATTTTCAAATTCAAATTATGCAGTACTTGCCGCAGCGATCTTCTCCGTGATGTTCGTGGCGCTGTCCTTTCTGTCAGAGTACCTGTTTTTTGAGCCGTATCTGGTGTTCTACGTTCCAGATGATCGAATGATGTCATTTGTAACATTGCTTGCCGTGTCCGTCCTGTCTGCAATCGTGCTGCCAATGAATCTGTACCGAATTCTGATGCTTCAGAAAATGGCTCGCAAAATAGGTGGCAGCTTTCTTGCTTCGTTCATAGGTGCCTCCGCGGGGGCGTGCAGCTGCGGTCCTGTGGGGTTTGCAGTGATATCGACGTTTGGCACGGCCGGGGGGATTGCGACATCCTTTCTTTCAGCGTACGAGCTACCTCTGAGAATATTCTCAATTGTAATACTTGGCGGTGTTCTGTATGCAACCGTCAGATCACTGAGGAGCGAATGTCGCGTAAGGTAAATGAAAATCTGCCTGAACCAAACATGACAAGAAGCCACGAGATAGGACCAAAGGGAATGATTCAGGCACTATGTCATAATGGTGGCTGCCAAATATCAGAGAATGTGTGTTGAAAGTAAACAAACTTCAAGTTATTATTTGCCCACTGGCGGACGGCAATACTAGGCAAAGATTACAAAAAAGTTAGTTTTTTCAAACCTGAACCCGTATGAACGGTCGGGTCTGCCTGTCTTCATGACAATTCTGTTCATCCCTGCAAGACCTGGAAGGCGAACCATTCACGGCGAGGACTCGGACGAATCTGGCCGTGATTCCTAGAATGCAATCCTTCTGAATGACCCTTCTGGCACGCTGCCTGCAAACTCGGCTGGGTGCAGTATCTTTGCCAGTATCTCTATTCCTGTTATGGTCCTGATGCTAGGCTTTGAAAAGTATCCGTTGGCATCCACCCCGTATACTTGGCCCTCTCTGACTGCGCGGAGGTTTTTCCATCGTGCATTATTTGACAGCGATGATGCGCACTCGCCTGCGGTGCGCGCAGTGTCAAATCCGCACGGCATCATTACTATCACGTCCGGGTCGGCACTCTCTATCTCGTCAAGTGACATCCTTCTGGAGTGCTCTCCTTTGTTGCTCACGAGGTTCTGCCCGCCTGCAATCTCTACCATCTGCGGCACCCAGTGGCCCGAGGTAAAGAACGGTTCCACCCATTCTATGCAGAGCACTTTTGGTTTTATTCCGGATATTGTTCTTTTTACAGAGTCGATTCTTTTTTGCAGCGATTCCACAAGCCTTGCACCGCTTTCTTCTAGGCCGACATGTCTTGCAACCGTGACGACGCTTACCAGTATGTCTTCTATGGACTGTGGGTCAAGCACCTCCACTTGGGGTCTGTTGTCGAGAATCTGCAGCGCCTTGCTTACCTCGTTTGTATATGCGGAGCATACTGCGCACGTGCCCTGCGCTATTATCAGGTCGGGTTCTGCCGCCTTGAGGCTATCCTCGTCTACTATGAACAGGTCCTTTCCACTCCTTGCAATCTCGGATACTGTCTGGTCAATCTGCCTTGACGTCATTGTTTTGGGATCAAAGACCGACCTGATTATCTTCGGCTTTGCCTTTGCCTCTTCCGGGTACGTGCACTCGTGAGTCACCCCGACCAGCATGTCGCCTGCACCCAACTCGTAAATCAGTTCGGTGGCGCTTGGAAGAAACGAGACAACTCTTTTTGCCACGCCATCTTTTTCATTTACTTGAATTTTAACTCATTTCGAGCCAGCTGCCAATCAATGAATGAAACTAAATACCGCGCAGCGCTACTTGTTCCATGAGTCCTACAGCAGGGGACATTAGGAGATCGATGGAGCAGAACTGGAACGAGTATCTTTCCAAATATGCAAACCTGTTCTCCTCAGACTCTGTCTCAGGCTCAAGCCCGCCGTCTGTGTTCGTAGGCTCCTTTGGATACCCAAAGGTCGGAGTCGGACCCATGGTGCCACCAATTCACGGCGACACAAGTCTGCTTGATGCGCCTGAGCGGTGGCTTGGACGGACGCTTGAGGAGATTGTCAACTTTAGGCTCAATCTTGTGAGGGGCGTGCAAAAGGTATCTGTGACCGACCCGCAGGGTAGGTACCTGGAGAGCCTGCAGGAGCTTGCAATGTCGCAAAACACTCCTGACTCGGATTTGGTGTTTCAAAAAAAGACCTTGCCAATCACGTCAATTGATGGCGAGTCTGCGCCATTTGGGCCCATCGGCGAGATAAAGACTGCGAAATTTTCCAACATGTCTACAAACAAGTCCATTGAAAAGTCATACTATGACCGCGACCTCAAGGCAGAGGACGCAATAATCATGCTTTATAATTCTGGAGTCGAGATATCCAAAATCCAAAAATGCCTCTCAATTGGCATGTTCGGCAAAAAAAGAAAGCTGGTCCCAACCAGATGGAGCATCACCGCAACCGATGACGCAATATCTAAAAGCCTCGTCTCCGAGGTTCTAGACTGCCAAAAAATCGACTCGCATCTTGTCTTTACACACGAGCATCTTGGAAACGTATTTTCAATTCTGCTCTTTCCACACAGGTGGATATTTGAGATGGAGGAGGCATGGCATACTGAATCCGGACAGATGGGATTTGGAGCCGACTCTGAGGATGCAAACGGAATTGATCACTATCCAAGTATTGCGGGCGCATACTTTGCGGCAAAGCTAGGAGTTGCAGAGTATCTGAAACAAAGACAACTGCAGGCCGGAGTACTTGTCCTAAGGGAGATCCGGCCAGAGTACGCAGTACCTGTGGGAGTTTGGCAGGTACGGGAGGCAGTCAGGGCAGCAATGACAAAGACCCCACTTGCAGTGGACACACTTGAACAGGGGCTGGACGCAGCATGTAGGAACATGAGTGTGAGCAAGGGCGAATGGCTCTCAAAGGGGACGCTACTGAGGATGCTAAAACAGAAATCCATCTCGGATTATCTCTGACCATATCCTTCCGTAACTATGTGGACTACGTATCATTCATACCTAATTCTTAAATTCAATCTGGGCATTCTTTTATCGTGAACTGTGCACATGTCTACAAGGCTTACGCAGAAGATCGACTTTCTTACACTGCTCCGTTAAAGTCGAGTGATATGGTGAATTAATCATGGCACAGGAGACAGCACCACTACCGCCAGCACCAGTGTTGATGACCTGCTTTGGTCACTGCGGAATAGGACTTGGTGCCGAATCATACCGAAGACTGCTGCTGGACGTAGGAGCGGATCCACTAAAGCCCGTTCTAAAGGACACAAAGGACGAGTCGAGGATCCTCAAGCGATACGGCAGCACCATACTGCGTTTTCCCGGCGCATACACCGGGGGCGAGACGCCACTTATCCCAAGGGCGCTACTTGTGGACCTTGACCCAAGGGCTGCCAACCTCATCTTACAATCTTATCCTGATCTGTTTGCACTAAGAGACAAGCACGTAATTCACGGCGCAGGCGGTGCCGCAAGAAACTGGGCAGAGGGAAGGTCCCGATTCAAAAACGAGATCACGCAAAAATGGGACTTTGCAAAGCAGCTGTCCGCACTGTCGCCAGAACCGGTCCGCGGATACACGGTACCGTTTGCAATGGGCGGGGGAACCGGAAGCTCGTTTGCATGCTCGTTTATAGAGTTCATCAAAAGCAACACAAAGGAGCACGCAACTATTGCTACACTCGGACTGCTCCCAGAGTTCGGATGGGATCCTGTGATACTTGAGGCGGCCGCAATCAACATAGTGATGAACCTGGAATACCAGATCAAGTACTCTGACTGCTCGATTCTGTTTTCAAACAAGAGACTACGGGAGGTTGCGCACAAATTCGAAAAGCGCGTAGAGAAGATCCCGTCCATCATAGACGACCTTCCAAAGGAGCATGAGGTGGGATGGAAGGACTACAAGGGAATGAACCTGATTGCCGCAAACGCAATCTCGATGTTCATCTCGTCATTTGCGCGTGAAACTGAATGGGACATGTCAAACTATAGGACCTGGCTTGCAACAAAGAGGCCAAAGTTTGCCATACCGTGGGTAATACCGGTACTGCCAGACGAGGACCAGTGGAACCTCAACCAGCTCACAGGCAACAAACACAACACAATGGACTCTATAATTGAAAACATCAACAAAAAGCAAGACTCGCTGCTGTTTGACATTGACGAGACGGATATTCGAAACCACGGTGGACCAAAGGACTCGTGCTGCGCCCTGGTCAAAGTAAAGGGCGAGTTTGACATCAAGGAAAGAGAGATTCTAAAGCGTGTCATAAAGGAGCGATTCAACATCGAGGACTCTAGAATGATATTTGTCAAGATTCCAATCATGGACAAAGAACAGGCAAACGTGACCATCCTAGTTAACACAAAGGCAATCGGACCAAAGGTGCTTGACATTGCAAGAGAGGCTGAGGAGGCATGGGATGCGTACAAGGAAGAGTATGGCAAGTGGGGCCTGACCACCGAGGACTTTAAGCAGTCTCTTATGGATGTCGTGCACCAGTTCAGCTAGCCAGGTGACTGATCATGGCTGACTTTAACTATCTTGAAGAACTGGCACGACAGATAAAGACAAACAGGAACTACCTCAACCAGATCGACGAGGAACTAAAGGTGGTCAACATGAAACTCCATGAGCTACCGCTAAAAAAGCCAACAGAGTCGGCGTTTGCCAAAATGATTGGCACCGAATACGATGACCAGCAGGGAAACCTTGAGAAATCAAAGTCGAACTTGGAGGCAAAAAAGGAGGAACTGTCGTCTGCAATCAAAAATGACACTGCCAAGTTCATCACCGACATGACGTCGCCCGACCTTGTAATCCCGCTTGACCCAAAGCCTACATTCAAGGATGGAAACGTTCTGTTCCAGTATCGGGGCTCGTCAAAGTTTCACAACTTGTTTGACTTTCTCAGCGAACTTCTCGGGCTGAGCTCGCCCCTTGTGGTAAAGGACGTCCTGCTGTCGCCTTCCGAGATTATAGTAAAGGTCTCAAACGAATACGACGCAAAGCAAAAGTTCATCTCATCTATGAACGAGATCCAAAAAACTCTGATTATAAAGAAAAAGTAGTCCCCTTAGTTTTTATTAATTGTGAATTTTC
Above is a window of Candidatus Nitrosotenuis cloacae DNA encoding:
- a CDS encoding cobalamin-binding protein; its protein translation is MAKRVVSFLPSATELIYELGAGDMLVGVTHECTYPEEAKAKPKIIRSVFDPKTMTSRQIDQTVSEIARSGKDLFIVDEDSLKAAEPDLIIAQGTCAVCSAYTNEVSKALQILDNRPQVEVLDPQSIEDILVSVVTVARHVGLEESGARLVESLQKRIDSVKRTISGIKPKVLCIEWVEPFFTSGHWVPQMVEIAGGQNLVSNKGEHSRRMSLDEIESADPDVIVMMPCGFDTARTAGECASSLSNNARWKNLRAVREGQVYGVDANGYFSKPSIRTITGIEILAKILHPAEFAGSVPEGSFRRIAF
- a CDS encoding C2H2-type zinc finger protein translates to MITVDCKEAEHLKHEMAVFVSDWVGAIPNTKIREFMLSPIGDEDLEMDRVVTAIREFFASVGETGNYAILPKDDVILIKALTDNVPKNVKQVQSMFSCSHCGYVTPYEVLLQNHMKMHYL
- a CDS encoding cell division protein FtsZ; this translates as MAQETAPLPPAPVLMTCFGHCGIGLGAESYRRLLLDVGADPLKPVLKDTKDESRILKRYGSTILRFPGAYTGGETPLIPRALLVDLDPRAANLILQSYPDLFALRDKHVIHGAGGAARNWAEGRSRFKNEITQKWDFAKQLSALSPEPVRGYTVPFAMGGGTGSSFACSFIEFIKSNTKEHATIATLGLLPEFGWDPVILEAAAINIVMNLEYQIKYSDCSILFSNKRLREVAHKFEKRVEKIPSIIDDLPKEHEVGWKDYKGMNLIAANAISMFISSFARETEWDMSNYRTWLATKRPKFAIPWVIPVLPDEDQWNLNQLTGNKHNTMDSIIENINKKQDSLLFDIDETDIRNHGGPKDSCCALVKVKGEFDIKEREILKRVIKERFNIEDSRMIFVKIPIMDKEQANVTILVNTKAIGPKVLDIAREAEEAWDAYKEEYGKWGLTTEDFKQSLMDVVHQFS
- a CDS encoding tetratricopeptide repeat protein, giving the protein MPGNTEETYSNGITEFNLGNTKKALALFSQVLQEDPNHVGALIRQGNILGKLGRYNEAITSYDSALRIEPENALAQVNKGLALHYLERYDDAILCYDKILESKPSNSIALYNKASSLIRQNRIDVGFETLQKAIDVDFSCKYKARHDIDFEAVRKNNDFKRLVT
- a CDS encoding NAD(P)-dependent oxidoreductase, coding for MCKKSHHMRIGIIGTGLLGNAVGLHILKSGHELTVYNRTKSKTAELERGGAVVVDSAKQVAEKSEIIFVVVKNADAVRKVAFGESCISCGGRDGMVVADMSTINPIDSKEIASEFQKKGITYLGTPVMGGPNVAITGQLVMMVDGDRGTYERYRSIFETVASKVFYLGESGTAHAIKLAMNLQIAMLALALSEGITLARSASIDPKTFLEILNSTYFKTGMSETKAYKMIDGSFEPTFTLRNLKKDLDTINEAAKAFGIKLPMSTKANEVYQKAVDEGFGDIDYTGILKYLMESARE
- a CDS encoding MFS transporter gives rise to the protein MESINKKWLWFIIPINVAAEGLHTVIPLFVIKLGGGIGEVSIAIALHYGSAALGSIFWGKILDKYHAKKAVLLIAFSMILLCCVWLYYTEKIEPVYAISVLTGLFLVARGPVTQMLVMETSTNNQWSKLFARTSIFSTTGSIIAMLIGAVWSFYFDIRQYFLICAVSTGVAIAISMQISKTHFHIERSTIAHSIHGMQHIFSHFRFHNLFVFPKIPEIYDYKHIIALFKGRVSHEIGFLFLTNLLFYFGSNMYFTALTPFLKHNGLTDSTVFALYLIQACTMVGIFFAAPRIIGRFGEERSAMFAYLPRILGILIAGFLINLFVAPTMLVFAVASMCLMVVGFSIYSTANSVLLFKTIPKGFEGTYLGVNSSMVGMGVFGGALTAGFITKSLDYQWTFSVATLVLLGSVVLFRMYFKHRLSDRKIPH
- a CDS encoding geranylgeranyl reductase family protein, translating into MTKLDFDIVVVGAGPAGSSAAYAAAKNGLKVALLEKEESVAQTVRTSGVTWMDSIKEFGIPRECYNPIKNYSFCSPNNEVTIGGADARAAVLDVRKTYRWLAGMAERQGVKLYVNTAVLDASRTDLGISLKATSSKEEMQFNSKIVIDASGFPTIVGKSLGLVTQWRRFGAGAEYEAEVENADPDTWWLMVGQEYSPAGYAWIFPMGGNIVRIGVGVGKPESNVDPTERLKELIDTRRGPIAKLGKIKPTEFHYGLIPNDGLSRKTVYDNLILVGDTAGQANPLVLEGIRYAIRFGRVAGDVAADAVMKGDVTEKALAPYEETWKKAIQSKINSASKVQTRWIGLSDAEWDRELDIIKELDMDEFLDFIRADFSLANIVRLATHHPKFAVRQLFNMVKSAAKKS